The Deltaproteobacteria bacterium genome contains the following window.
TTTGTCGAAGAGTCTGGCGCATGTACTCATGTTCTTCAGGAGTGCCGCCTGATTGAGCAACTGGTTTTGAGAAGGTGTCGATGAAATGCGCAGGCAAAAGAATGCGGGCGTAACCGATGCAATCACCAAGGCTAGCTTTGAGGCCAAGCAGGTAATAATCGGTATCGTCTTCGATGATATCTTCGAGTTCCTCGCGGGTGCCCAAGAAATCGTCCAAGGTCAAGGCAATCTCACGGCCGCTTGTCCAGCCGTCGTAAAATGCTCCGATAAGCTTGAGGAGCATAAAGGATACGACACCTTGCTCGACTTGGGTAAGGTTGCGGCGAATCACTTCCGTTTGTCCGTCGCCTCCGAGTAGGCGGTCAATGGCTTGAGTGACCAGTGTCGAATCTAGGTCGGCGATAATCTTATGGGTTCCAGGGGCTGCACCCAGGAGCGCGAAACAACCTTGCGCAGGCAGCATCTTCTTCAGGGCTTGGGTATCCAATGGTTGAATATCCACCCCGGAGAGTTTGGCTGGAACTTTCAGAGCGGCTTGAAGGATTTCACAAATGTGGCTGCGAAAGCCGCTTTGGAAAGGACGTTGGCTTAAATATGCGGAAAGGCTTTGCAGGCAATTAGCCTGGGCCCGGCTGTAGCTTGGCAGGTTTTTGAATTGAAAAGGTTTGACTGAAGTCATGGTATCCTGCGTTTGTTCACCGAAAGTGATGAATCACTTCCCATTACAAGGTGATAGCAGGACATACGGGGATAGGGAAAGCGGTCAGCGTGTTTCGACATCAAGTCGTTCAAGGCTCATGCCTTTATGGCCGAACGCTCGTGAGAGCTGGCCTTCGCTTGCTTTGAGTAAACGACCAATATTTTTATCGCTGGTGATGAACTTGGCGCTAATTTTTCCGTCTTTGGCACTGATTTCGAGCCGCAACCCGCCGAGAACCTCTTCTTTGAATTCGACATGGAATTGAGTGAGCCCTTCGGTGCTGGCTCCTACAAATACTCGGTTTACGATTTCTTGGAGAATATTTTGAGGAATCTGAGGCTGGTTGCTGGCATTTACCTCGCCGGCTGGAGCCTCTCCAGAAAGAGCCGCAACTGCAGTCGGTTGGCCTTGGTTTTGACCCTGACCATCTCGCTTCTCTTGGCCTGAGCCGCCGCCTTGGCTTCCGTCACCATCGCCTTTACCGCTTTGTCCTTTGCCTTTGCCGTCATCGCGGTCGACTGCTTCAACTCGGTCTTGTTGGCCGTCGAGTCGTTGGGTTTCTTTGGTATCTTGGTGTTCGGCTGTTTCAACCCGCTTCTCAAGCATTTCACCACCTCGGTCGGTGCTGAGAGTCTCGGAGTGTTGTAGGTTTTCGGAGCCCTGCTTTTGAAGGGCAGCAGCAAAGCGGTTACTGGCGATGCCTTGGCGGGCCATCAGTGCATTGGAAGCACCTGTCTTGGCTTTTTGAGGTGTTTGAGCCGGTTGGCGAGCGGTTTGATGAGTGGGACCTTTTTGTTCACCACCGCGGCGCTGGTTCATCATGCGCGAGAACTTATCGGATTTTTGCCTGTCTTTGGCTTGATTGTCTTTTTCGAGGCGCTTTTGTTCCTGAATACGTTCAGCATCTCGATTGTCTTTGACCCGGCTCATATTGCTTCTCCGCGAAGGTGCTCTCTCTGACCCACATTCACACTATAGCCTATAGGCGGCTGAATTTGTTGCAACGCGTCGCGTTAGTCTTTGTCACGTCCCAGATACATCGTTTGAGCGAGCTCATCGAGATCTGCTTCTTCTTTGGCCATGCGCTCTTTTTTCACTTTTTCGGCCCATTTTTCTTTATGTTTTTCAAGAGCTTTAAGTTCTTGATTGGCCTCTACCAAGAGAGCACGTGCTTGATCGACATCTTGCTTTTTATTGTCTACGACCCGCTTTTGTCCGTCGATTGCGCGCTCTTGGCCTTCTTCAAGCTCCTTCATGCGTTCGATATAGGCCTGGGCACCAATCATCGCTTGAGCGCTCATCTCACCGCGCATTTGTTTTTCTGCGTATTCGCGGCTTTTTGCTTCACGGCTTGCAATCATACGCCTGAGTTCAGCTTCCATCTCGGCTAAGCGCTCTTCTTCTTCTTTGAGGATTCTAAGGCAGTCACCCAGATGCCGTTCGGCTTCGCTTTTGGCTTTTTCACGCAGGCCCAAAAGTGTTTCAAGGCGATACTCGGGTTGCTTGGCCATGACTTAATTAGAGACTGTCGCCAAAGAGTTGTACGAGCTTACCAATGGTCGTTTCGTAATCGTCGCATTCCACCACGCCTTGTTTCAAAAACGCTTCGACTTCGTCAATTTTGTCGATGGCGTAGTCGGTTTTGGGATCGGTCCCATATTGGTATGCACCGAGTAGAATCAGATCGCGCTGCTTTTCGTAGTTGGCAAGTACTTCTCGTAGTTTGGCCGCCGCAGCGTTGTGCTGGTCCTGAACAATCCCATTCATGACCCGTGAGAGTGAGGGAAGGATATCAATGGCAGGCCAGTGGTTACGGGCGCCGAGTTCGCGATTTAAGATGATGTGGCCATCGAGAATACCACGTACTTCATCGGCAATAGGCTCTTCCATATCTCCGCCTTGAACCAAGATGGTGTAAAGCGCGGTGATGGAGCCATGCTCATTGTTGCCGGTACGCTCCATAAGACGAGGGATTTGGTAAAACACGCTGGGTGGATAACCTTGCCGTGCGGGCGGCTCACCAATGGCAAGACCGATTTCGCGCTGGGCTCTCGCAAAACGCGTGGAGCTATCCATCATGAAGACTACTTTTTTCCCTTGGTCACGAAACCATTCTGCGATGGATGTCGCGACGAAGGCAGATTTGAGTCGAACGAGAGAGGGTGAGTTGGATGTGGCAACCACGACCACCGCTTTTTTGAGCCCCTC
Protein-coding sequences here:
- the sctQ gene encoding type III secretion system cytoplasmic ring protein SctQ is translated as MTSVKPFQFKNLPSYSRAQANCLQSLSAYLSQRPFQSGFRSHICEILQAALKVPAKLSGVDIQPLDTQALKKMLPAQGCFALLGAAPGTHKIIADLDSTLVTQAIDRLLGGDGQTEVIRRNLTQVEQGVVSFMLLKLIGAFYDGWTSGREIALTLDDFLGTREELEDIIEDDTDYYLLGLKASLGDCIGYARILLPAHFIDTFSKPVAQSGGTPEEHEYMRQTLRQIADHEVELKVEAGRLELSSEDIATLEAGDIIILENHQLALSPEGPTGNISAHIGEGKNGCLQGQLQIAEGQLKFAISQILVQEQPIEAPMTDELNDEPTIQEATDNLPETEGLLRDIDAPVVIELGRLKMNTAQVTRLKSGQILRLSRNANDPVDLVVNDKIFARGELVEIDGELGVRLVHVTGVS
- the sctN gene encoding type III secretion system ATPase SctN is translated as MSDLEAPIIDISRYLAAVEEAETISVRGRVTEVTGLVIKAMIPGVRIGEMCFVDNGGGERIVCEVVGFRDETVMLMPLGEAHGVGPDSEVIATGKPFSIKCGWGLLGRVLDGLGRPIDSGSSLEGLPDLEDWAVERECPDPMKRMRISETIAMGVRAIDGLLTVGLGQRIGLFAGSGVGKSTLMGQIARNTEAEVVVCCLIGERGREVRDFIEEALGEEGLKKAVVVVATSNSPSLVRLKSAFVATSIAEWFRDQGKKVVFMMDSSTRFARAQREIGLAIGEPPARQGYPPSVFYQIPRLMERTGNNEHGSITALYTILVQGGDMEEPIADEVRGILDGHIILNRELGARNHWPAIDILPSLSRVMNGIVQDQHNAAAAKLREVLANYEKQRDLILLGAYQYGTDPKTDYAIDKIDEVEAFLKQGVVECDDYETTIGKLVQLFGDSL
- a CDS encoding flagellar assembly protein FliH, which produces MAKQPEYRLETLLGLREKAKSEAERHLGDCLRILKEEEERLAEMEAELRRMIASREAKSREYAEKQMRGEMSAQAMIGAQAYIERMKELEEGQERAIDGQKRVVDNKKQDVDQARALLVEANQELKALEKHKEKWAEKVKKERMAKEEADLDELAQTMYLGRDKD